The genomic DNA GCGACAACCTGGTTCTCAAGGTAAACTTGATGGACACCGCAGGAGGGACTGCGCTCTTTCAGCAGAGCCTGCGTGCAGCCAGCCAACCGCGCAATTTTCATCGTTTCGATTGCCCCGTGCAGGAACGTTTCATTGACGATGTTCCCCTCGGCATTCATGACTTCACCAGTTCCGTCCAGGACTGCTGCACCGTCGCCGCAGGCAAATCGGGTCGCCGGACGGGGGGTTGGCAAGCCAGCCAGCTGCTCCGGACAAACCGGGATCGGGACGAGCCCCTGCTCGCGAATAAACCGCAAGGCCGGCTCATGACGTTTCGAGGCGCCGTCATACCGCGTGAGAAGCCCGAGCAGGCAGGCACTGACCAGGATTGGACGCATTGAAAACCTTGCGAGGCAGGAGGATTTTACTCCAGGGGCGGATTGACCATGGCGCTGGCCGGAGGCGGGCAGGGGGGATCGATGCGGACCCGGCGCCCCTCGATTTGCAGGCGGCCCTCGGCAAAAAGCTGAATGGC from Desulfuromonadales bacterium includes the following:
- a CDS encoding DUF523 domain-containing protein; its protein translation is MRPILVSACLLGLLTRYDGASKRHEPALRFIREQGLVPIPVCPEQLAGLPTPRPATRFACGDGAAVLDGTGEVMNAEGNIVNETFLHGAIETMKIARLAGCTQALLKERSPSCGVHQVYLENQVVAGQGVTAALLTRNGLQVFSEEDL